One window of the Gordonia westfalica genome contains the following:
- a CDS encoding LacI family DNA-binding transcriptional regulator: protein MGASVTGGQRTPTLKEIAKAAGVHVSTASRVLRQSEPADGWSESALRVREVADELGYQRNLWAASLRTRRTTTLGVVMTRLTDGVVATTYQGIEQEATRAGYSVLLSSPPDDPEAQRAAIELLVGRQVDGLLLSGLHRPGKDFIASLRVGDVPMMTLTRHADAGLPFVGGDDVRGGALAARHLIDRGYTDLAVISGPTHATTATDRLAGFRAETAAAGIELPDHRVVPSSFEVRGGTEAGRILLDTPNRPRAIFAVSDTIAVGVLGVARDLGLRIPEDLALVGYNDIPIAAQLPVPLTTIHSPALEIGQTAVRGLLDLTAGRDVESRRLPVELMARGTT, encoded by the coding sequence ATGGGGGCCAGCGTGACCGGTGGTCAGCGGACGCCGACGCTCAAGGAGATCGCGAAGGCCGCGGGTGTCCACGTGTCGACGGCGTCCCGGGTTCTGCGGCAGTCCGAACCGGCCGACGGGTGGTCGGAATCGGCCCTGCGGGTCCGCGAGGTCGCCGATGAGCTCGGCTACCAGCGCAATCTCTGGGCCGCGAGTCTCCGTACCCGCAGGACCACGACCCTCGGCGTGGTGATGACCCGACTCACCGACGGCGTGGTCGCCACGACCTATCAGGGCATCGAACAGGAGGCGACCCGCGCCGGCTACTCGGTGCTGCTCTCCAGCCCGCCCGACGACCCGGAAGCCCAGCGTGCGGCCATCGAGCTGCTCGTGGGACGGCAGGTCGACGGCCTCCTCCTCAGCGGCTTGCACCGACCGGGGAAGGACTTCATCGCGTCGCTGCGGGTCGGCGACGTCCCGATGATGACGCTGACCCGGCATGCCGACGCCGGACTCCCCTTCGTCGGCGGCGACGATGTGCGCGGCGGCGCACTGGCCGCACGCCACCTGATCGACCGCGGGTACACCGACCTCGCCGTCATCTCGGGTCCCACCCACGCGACGACGGCGACGGACCGCCTGGCCGGCTTCCGCGCCGAGACCGCCGCGGCCGGGATCGAGCTACCCGATCATCGCGTCGTCCCGTCGAGTTTCGAGGTGCGCGGCGGAACCGAGGCCGGGCGGATTCTGCTCGACACACCGAACCGGCCGCGCGCGATCTTCGCGGTGTCCGACACGATCGCCGTCGGCGTGCTCGGCGTCGCCCGCGACCTCGGTCTGCGCATCCCCGAGGACCTGGCGCTCGTCGGTTACAACGACATCCCGATCGCGGCGCAACTTCCCGTGCCGCTCACCACGATTCACTCCCCCGCCCTCGAGATCGGCCAGACCGCGGTCCGCGGGCTGCTGGATCTGACGGCCGGACGCGACGTGGAGTCCCGCCGTCTCCCCGTCGAGCTGATGGCTCGCGGCACCACCTGA
- a CDS encoding acyl-CoA dehydrogenase family protein, translating to MSRPSTLSQLFALDSLLDADEIAIRDTVRDYANSRLRPHIADWFEDAKLPAREIAKELGQIGALGMHLEGYGCPGTSATAYGLACLELEAVDSGIRSLVSVQGSLAMFSIHHWGSEDQKNEWLPRMAAGEAIGCFGLTEPDFGSNPSGMRTNAKRDGDDWLLNGTKMWITNGSIADVAVVWAQTDEGIRGFVVPTDTPGFSAPEIHKKMSLRASVTSELVFDNVRLPASAMLPKAQGLSGPLTSLGEARFGIIFGAIGAARDCLETAIDYSQSREVFDKPLAGYQITQTKIADMALEVGKGHLLAYHLGRLKDRGEIRPEQISTGKLNNTREAIKIARECRTILGANGITLEYPVIRHANNLESVLTYEGTSEVHQLTIGRALTGQAAFR from the coding sequence ATGTCCCGACCCAGCACCTTGTCTCAGCTCTTCGCCCTGGACTCGTTGCTCGACGCCGACGAGATCGCGATCCGCGACACCGTTCGCGACTACGCCAACTCGCGTCTGCGTCCGCACATCGCCGACTGGTTCGAGGACGCGAAGCTGCCGGCCCGGGAGATCGCCAAGGAACTCGGCCAGATCGGTGCCCTCGGTATGCACCTCGAGGGCTACGGCTGCCCGGGCACGAGCGCGACCGCATACGGTCTCGCCTGCCTCGAGCTCGAGGCCGTCGACTCGGGTATCCGCAGCCTCGTGTCGGTCCAGGGGTCGCTCGCGATGTTCTCGATCCACCACTGGGGTTCCGAGGACCAGAAGAACGAGTGGCTGCCGCGCATGGCCGCCGGCGAGGCGATCGGTTGCTTCGGCCTGACCGAACCCGACTTCGGCTCCAACCCGTCCGGCATGCGCACCAACGCCAAGCGTGACGGCGACGACTGGCTGCTCAACGGCACCAAGATGTGGATCACCAACGGCTCGATCGCCGACGTCGCGGTCGTCTGGGCGCAGACCGATGAAGGCATCCGCGGCTTCGTCGTCCCCACCGACACCCCCGGGTTCTCCGCGCCGGAGATCCACAAGAAGATGTCGCTGCGTGCGTCGGTGACCTCCGAGCTCGTCTTCGACAACGTCCGACTCCCCGCCTCGGCGATGCTCCCGAAGGCCCAGGGCCTGAGCGGACCGCTGACCAGCCTCGGCGAGGCCCGCTTCGGCATCATCTTCGGTGCGATCGGCGCTGCCCGAGACTGCCTCGAGACCGCCATCGACTACTCGCAGTCGCGCGAGGTCTTCGACAAGCCGCTCGCCGGTTACCAGATCACCCAGACCAAGATCGCCGACATGGCGCTCGAGGTCGGCAAGGGACATCTGCTGGCCTACCACCTGGGTCGCCTGAAGGACCGCGGTGAGATCCGCCCCGAGCAGATCAGCACCGGCAAGCTCAACAACACCCGCGAGGCCATCAAGATCGCCCGCGAATGCCGAACCATTCTGGGCGCCAACGGCATCACGCTCGAGTACCCGGTCATCCGGCATGCCAACAACCTGGAGTCCGTCCTCACCTACGAGGGCACCTCCGAGGTTCACCAGCTCACCATCGGCCGCGCCCTCACGGGCCAGGCCGCCTTCCGGTGA
- a CDS encoding RNA polymerase sigma factor SigF has translation MAAQERAEHDDYSDVLPLLREIRGERDEDLRAKRRDKVIERCLPLADHVARRFSDRGEPVDDLRQVARIGLMHAVDRFDVERGNNFLAFAVPTVMGEVKRYFRDSTWSIRVPRRAQEASLNIAKASEELLQSLGRSPRPSEIAEHLGLPVDEVIEGMVARSAYTASSIDAEAGSSTDGWTLADTLGDEDERLDMIEEFVTLQPALARLTERERTILTLRFFRSMSQSEIARQVGISQMHVSRLLTRILETLREEVADDEYEEPLLKHA, from the coding sequence ATGGCGGCACAAGAACGCGCCGAGCACGATGATTACAGCGACGTCCTCCCTCTGCTGCGCGAGATTCGCGGTGAGCGCGACGAGGACTTACGTGCGAAAAGACGCGACAAGGTGATCGAGCGGTGTCTACCGCTTGCCGATCACGTCGCACGAAGGTTCTCCGACCGTGGAGAACCGGTTGATGATCTGCGCCAAGTCGCGCGGATCGGTCTCATGCATGCGGTCGACAGGTTCGACGTCGAGCGCGGCAACAATTTCCTCGCTTTCGCGGTTCCGACCGTGATGGGCGAGGTCAAGAGGTATTTCCGGGACAGCACGTGGTCGATCAGGGTGCCACGGCGTGCGCAGGAGGCCTCACTCAACATCGCGAAGGCCAGTGAGGAGCTGCTGCAGTCTCTCGGCAGGTCGCCGCGCCCGAGTGAGATCGCCGAACACCTCGGATTGCCTGTCGACGAGGTCATCGAAGGGATGGTCGCGCGCTCGGCGTACACCGCGAGTTCCATTGACGCCGAGGCGGGTTCGTCCACCGACGGCTGGACGCTGGCCGACACCCTGGGTGACGAGGACGAGCGACTCGACATGATCGAGGAGTTCGTGACCCTCCAGCCGGCGCTCGCGCGGCTCACCGAGCGGGAACGGACGATCCTCACTCTGAGGTTCTTCCGTTCGATGTCCCAGAGTGAGATCGCGCGGCAGGTCGGCATCTCCCAGATGCACGTGTCGAGGCTTCTCACCCGGATCCTCGAGACACTGCGCGAAGAGGTCGCCGACGACGAGTACGAGGAACCCCTGCTCAAGCACGCATGA
- a CDS encoding HutD/Ves family protein, producing the protein MSTMTHRVTRLRDIAETPWRNGAGRTRRIATVGGDDGPDWTLSLANIDATGPFSTFDGLERVALVVGADPLILTVDGDARHLDSLDRVRFAGESVVDATLTRGPTMLLNLMVRRDAGTGELTLQHTHGDAVLDAVEGAAWVLLSGSLTVGGETLAPFDTLSLEQGRLDVSGDSVLARVTIRAPYSTPTVRN; encoded by the coding sequence ATGTCGACGATGACCCATCGCGTCACCCGGCTCCGCGACATCGCCGAGACGCCGTGGCGCAACGGCGCCGGACGCACCCGGCGGATCGCCACCGTCGGTGGCGACGACGGGCCGGACTGGACTCTCAGCCTGGCGAACATCGACGCCACCGGACCGTTCTCGACCTTTGACGGCCTCGAACGCGTCGCGCTCGTGGTCGGTGCCGATCCGCTGATCCTGACGGTCGACGGAGACGCGCGGCACCTCGACAGCCTGGACCGGGTGAGGTTCGCCGGCGAGAGCGTCGTCGACGCGACGCTCACGCGCGGACCGACCATGCTCCTCAACCTGATGGTCAGGCGCGACGCCGGCACCGGCGAACTGACGTTGCAGCACACCCACGGCGATGCGGTACTCGACGCCGTCGAGGGAGCAGCCTGGGTCCTCCTGTCCGGCTCGCTCACCGTCGGCGGGGAGACACTCGCACCGTTCGACACGCTGTCACTCGAGCAGGGACGACTCGACGTGAGCGGCGATTCCGTACTCGCCCGAGTGACCATCCGAGCGCCGTATTCGACACCGACAGTGAGGAATTGA
- a CDS encoding zinc-dependent alcohol dehydrogenase: MRAVTWQGKRHVSVETVPDPEIIEPTDAIIKVTSTNICGSDLHLYEVLGPFMNAGDILGHEPMGIVEEVGSDTGDLRVGDRVVIPFQISCGSCLFCNDGLMTQCETTRVTEQGTGAALFGYSQLYGSVPGGQAEYLRVPQAQFTHIKVPLENPDSRYVYLSDVLPTAWQAVEYAEIPSGGTVTVLGLGPIGDMSARIAAHQGARVIGVDRVPERLARAKARGIETVNMDEVDDVGDAIRDLTGGLGTDSVIDAVGMEAHGSPLSKAMQTVVGLLPDAIARKAMSEAGLDRLGALYSAIDIVKRGGTISLSGVYGGAADPLPMLTMFDKQIRLHMGQANVKRWADDILPLLTDEDPLGVDTFATHELPLDQAPDAYDKFQRKADGMVKVILKP, from the coding sequence ATGCGCGCAGTGACCTGGCAGGGCAAACGACACGTGTCGGTGGAGACGGTCCCCGACCCCGAGATCATCGAACCCACCGACGCCATCATCAAGGTCACGTCGACCAACATCTGCGGCTCCGACCTCCATCTCTACGAAGTCCTCGGGCCGTTCATGAACGCCGGCGACATCCTGGGCCACGAGCCGATGGGCATCGTCGAGGAGGTCGGCTCCGACACCGGCGACCTGAGGGTGGGGGACCGTGTCGTCATCCCCTTCCAGATCTCCTGCGGCTCATGCCTTTTCTGCAACGATGGCCTCATGACGCAATGTGAGACGACCCGTGTCACCGAACAGGGAACGGGTGCCGCATTGTTCGGCTATTCGCAGCTGTACGGATCGGTGCCCGGTGGCCAGGCAGAGTATCTCCGTGTGCCGCAGGCGCAATTCACCCACATCAAGGTGCCGCTGGAGAACCCGGATTCTCGCTACGTGTACCTGTCGGACGTTCTCCCGACCGCATGGCAGGCCGTCGAGTACGCCGAGATACCCAGCGGGGGAACGGTTACCGTGCTCGGACTCGGCCCGATCGGCGACATGTCCGCTCGCATCGCCGCCCATCAGGGCGCACGGGTCATCGGCGTCGACCGAGTCCCGGAACGACTCGCACGCGCGAAGGCACGCGGCATCGAGACGGTGAACATGGACGAGGTCGATGATGTGGGTGATGCCATCCGCGACCTCACCGGCGGACTCGGTACCGACTCGGTCATCGACGCGGTGGGCATGGAAGCGCATGGTTCACCGCTGAGCAAGGCGATGCAGACCGTCGTCGGATTGCTACCCGACGCGATCGCGCGCAAGGCGATGTCGGAGGCGGGTCTCGACCGACTCGGCGCGCTCTACTCGGCCATCGACATCGTCAAGCGCGGCGGGACGATCTCGCTGTCCGGTGTGTACGGCGGGGCGGCGGACCCGCTGCCGATGCTGACCATGTTCGACAAGCAGATCCGGCTGCACATGGGGCAGGCCAATGTGAAGCGCTGGGCCGACGACATCCTGCCGCTGCTGACCGACGAGGACCCGCTCGGGGTCGACACGTTCGCCACCCACGAACTGCCCCTCGATCAGGCGCCGGACGCCTACGACAAGTTCCAGCGCAAGGCCGACGGCATGGTCAAGGTCATTCTCAAGCCCTGA
- a CDS encoding STAS domain-containing protein, whose translation MPLTTSIVFRSAFDADGSTARTSTRRFDSAKSYCVQGFSGSVDLETAADFAAALDRIVLDRVNGVVLDFRAVNFFGTVGLVLLRSFVEDTGKRSIPVALVGGRIVSRPLEAGGLSDNLHVFETTDEAGRALTDG comes from the coding sequence ATGCCACTCACCACTTCCATCGTCTTCCGCTCGGCGTTCGACGCCGATGGCTCGACGGCCAGAACATCCACCCGACGCTTCGATTCTGCCAAATCGTATTGCGTTCAGGGCTTTTCCGGGAGCGTCGACCTCGAGACGGCTGCCGACTTCGCCGCCGCTCTCGACCGCATCGTCCTCGATCGCGTCAACGGCGTGGTCCTGGACTTCCGGGCGGTGAACTTCTTCGGCACCGTCGGGCTCGTGCTGCTCCGGTCGTTCGTCGAGGACACCGGGAAGCGCTCGATACCCGTTGCCCTCGTGGGCGGGCGCATTGTCAGTCGCCCACTCGAGGCAGGCGGGCTGTCCGACAACCTGCACGTCTTCGAAACCACCGACGAGGCGGGCCGCGCCCTCACCGACGGCTAA
- a CDS encoding acyl-CoA dehydrogenase family protein, with protein MAPTSATDTPAISGIQSVPVLSDPTSALAAADSVAAAIGAGSLQRELDGVPPVEELQIVARSGLLGILVPAEHGGPDLPQSVAVEVIRRLAQADSAVGQLLLSHFVLSAGIRGLGRSEPAPTIFADILAGAQLGNASAENGTRTAVERRTTVRRLDDDTWQLDGKKYYATGSLGATWIGVGARIEGTDHGATVFVRATDPGVRLNLEAWSSFGQRGTASGEVVLDQVVVPDHLVLDEGPDPDPATADPSVLGAFDQALHTAIDVGIARAALDDGAEFVRTRSRPWFEAQVEQAADEPHVVRRFGELTARLYALEALLEKGAGLIDAARTEVELTRDSAAAASLTVAAAKALAQEFAVEIASGVLELAGASATDRKYGLDRHWRNVRVHSLHDPARWKNVHLGNNTLHGTRPPRLGVLL; from the coding sequence ATGGCCCCCACGTCCGCCACCGACACTCCCGCGATCTCCGGGATTCAGAGCGTCCCGGTGCTGTCCGATCCAACATCCGCGCTCGCCGCCGCCGATTCCGTCGCCGCCGCGATCGGCGCGGGCTCCCTGCAGCGCGAACTGGACGGGGTGCCGCCGGTCGAGGAGCTGCAGATCGTCGCCCGCTCCGGACTGCTGGGCATCCTCGTGCCCGCCGAACACGGCGGACCCGACCTCCCGCAGTCGGTCGCGGTCGAGGTCATCCGACGCCTCGCGCAGGCCGATTCGGCCGTCGGACAGCTCCTCCTCTCGCATTTCGTGCTCAGCGCGGGTATCCGTGGCCTCGGCCGCAGCGAGCCGGCGCCGACGATCTTCGCCGACATCCTGGCCGGCGCGCAGCTGGGCAACGCCTCGGCTGAGAACGGCACCCGAACCGCTGTGGAGCGCAGGACCACCGTCCGCCGTCTCGACGACGACACCTGGCAGCTCGACGGCAAGAAGTACTACGCCACCGGATCACTCGGCGCCACGTGGATCGGCGTCGGAGCCCGCATCGAGGGCACCGACCACGGCGCGACGGTCTTCGTCCGGGCCACCGATCCGGGTGTACGGCTGAACCTCGAGGCCTGGTCCTCGTTCGGACAGCGCGGAACCGCCAGCGGGGAGGTCGTTCTCGACCAGGTGGTCGTGCCGGATCATCTGGTCCTCGACGAGGGCCCCGATCCGGACCCGGCCACCGCCGACCCGTCCGTCCTGGGCGCCTTCGACCAGGCCCTGCACACCGCGATCGATGTGGGGATCGCGCGCGCCGCACTCGACGACGGCGCCGAGTTCGTCCGGACCCGGTCGCGGCCGTGGTTCGAGGCGCAGGTGGAGCAGGCCGCCGACGAACCACACGTCGTCCGCCGGTTCGGCGAGCTCACCGCCCGCCTGTACGCACTCGAAGCCCTGCTCGAGAAGGGCGCCGGCCTGATCGACGCAGCCCGGACAGAAGTCGAGTTGACCCGCGATTCGGCTGCTGCGGCGTCGTTGACGGTGGCCGCGGCGAAGGCACTCGCCCAGGAGTTCGCGGTCGAGATCGCCTCCGGTGTACTGGAACTCGCAGGCGCGTCGGCAACCGATCGCAAGTACGGACTGGACCGGCACTGGCGCAACGTCCGGGTCCACTCCCTGCACGACCCGGCCCGGTGGAAGAACGTCCACCTGGGCAACAACACCCTGCACGGCACGCGGCCGCCCCGGCTCGGCGTCCTCCTCTGA
- a CDS encoding LysR substrate-binding domain-containing protein, which translates to MVQEAIHHETVLGFVSADVGISILPASVSRFRTDDIAIRPISGSPTTPLMVARNPESRNPAVGAFIDCLYAALPGDLGVTE; encoded by the coding sequence GTGGTCCAGGAGGCGATCCATCACGAGACGGTGCTCGGCTTCGTCTCCGCCGATGTCGGGATCTCGATCCTGCCCGCGTCGGTGTCGCGTTTCCGTACCGACGACATCGCGATCCGGCCGATCAGCGGGTCGCCGACCACGCCGTTGATGGTGGCCCGCAACCCGGAGTCGCGGAATCCGGCGGTCGGGGCCTTCATCGACTGCCTCTACGCGGCCCTGCCGGGCGACCTCGGCGTCACCGAGTAG
- a CDS encoding CaiB/BaiF CoA transferase family protein, giving the protein MSERAALDGLVIADFGRVLAGPYATMLLADLGAEVIKVERPGVGDDTRSWGPPWVGDQSSYFLSVNRNKRSVAIDLSDPAGLEEARRLVDRADVVVENFMPGTMDRLGLGYDAVADRRPDIVYCSVTGFGGNNQLPGYDLLIQAVGGLMSITGPDPQTPTKVGVAVVDVITGLHAAVGILSALRHRDRTGQGQRIEVNLLSSLISALANQSSGYVAAGVVPTAMGNRHPSIAPYEVFRTADRPFVLAVGNDRQFAGLCEVLGRPELPVDERYATNSARVANREELVAILNEALSTASADHWFDALTARRVPCGPLNDIADAIALAERLGLDPVVEIDDPRRDSPFRSVANPIRMSATPPKYLSAPPLLDEHAPASDLV; this is encoded by the coding sequence GTGAGCGAGCGCGCGGCGCTCGACGGACTCGTCATCGCCGACTTCGGCCGGGTGCTCGCCGGGCCGTACGCGACGATGTTGCTCGCCGACCTCGGTGCCGAGGTCATCAAGGTCGAGCGGCCCGGCGTCGGCGACGACACCCGGTCGTGGGGTCCGCCCTGGGTGGGCGACCAGTCGTCGTACTTCCTCTCGGTCAACCGCAACAAGCGGTCGGTGGCGATCGACCTGTCCGATCCCGCGGGACTCGAGGAGGCGCGGCGCCTCGTCGATCGGGCCGACGTCGTCGTCGAGAACTTCATGCCCGGCACGATGGATCGCCTCGGCCTCGGTTACGACGCGGTCGCCGACCGCCGGCCGGACATCGTCTACTGCTCGGTGACGGGATTCGGGGGGAACAATCAGCTCCCCGGTTACGACCTGCTCATCCAGGCGGTCGGGGGACTGATGAGCATCACCGGTCCCGACCCGCAGACACCGACCAAGGTGGGTGTCGCGGTCGTCGACGTCATCACGGGATTGCATGCGGCCGTGGGCATCCTGTCGGCGTTGCGGCACCGTGACCGGACCGGTCAGGGGCAGCGCATCGAGGTGAACCTGTTGTCGTCGCTGATCTCGGCACTGGCCAACCAGTCGTCGGGATACGTGGCGGCCGGCGTGGTTCCGACGGCGATGGGCAACCGGCATCCCAGCATCGCGCCGTACGAGGTGTTCCGGACCGCGGATCGTCCGTTCGTGCTGGCCGTCGGCAACGACCGTCAGTTCGCCGGGCTGTGCGAGGTCCTCGGACGCCCCGAACTACCCGTCGACGAGCGGTATGCGACGAACAGTGCTCGGGTGGCGAATCGGGAAGAGCTGGTGGCGATCCTGAACGAGGCGCTGTCAACGGCGAGCGCGGATCACTGGTTCGACGCACTCACCGCGCGGCGGGTGCCGTGCGGCCCGCTCAACGACATCGCCGACGCCATCGCGCTGGCCGAACGTCTGGGTCTCGATCCGGTCGTGGAGATCGACGATCCGCGCCGGGACTCACCATTCCGGTCGGTGGCCAACCCGATCCGGATGAGTGCCACTCCGCCGAAGTATCTGTCGGCGCCCCCGCTGCTCGACGAGCACGCGCCGGCGTCCGACCTGGTGTGA
- a CDS encoding LysR family transcriptional regulator: MFDVRKLAVLTEVVRCGSMSAAAASTRYTTSAISQQITALEREIGHQLLVRTSSGVHPTPAGARLVDHAAIILAAIDDAERDLARATNPESGVVRIASFSSAASEILPRTVARMREAFPRTEIRLVAADPDDGTDLLREGEVEVCVITEVPGDRSEHRDLCTTTLFDDEFFVVLPSGHRLANVREVPLAALAGEQWVVSSATGSCPDARVFLDSCRRADFTPSVSFRAEDYSTVQGLVAADLGVSLVPSLALRSARTDVVVRPVAGTPPVRRIALATTTAPTPGSPLAALLSAARTVGAPRSRPSSGRAAYTVPAQPVSVA, from the coding sequence GTGTTCGATGTGCGCAAGCTGGCGGTGTTAACCGAGGTGGTCCGGTGCGGCTCGATGAGTGCTGCCGCTGCCTCGACGCGATACACGACGTCGGCGATCTCCCAGCAGATCACCGCACTCGAACGCGAGATCGGCCATCAGTTGCTCGTACGCACCTCGTCCGGCGTGCATCCGACGCCGGCCGGCGCGCGACTCGTCGACCATGCCGCAATCATCCTGGCGGCGATCGACGATGCCGAGCGCGACCTCGCGCGGGCGACAAACCCGGAATCCGGGGTGGTGCGGATCGCCTCCTTCTCCAGTGCCGCGTCGGAGATCCTGCCGCGCACCGTCGCCCGGATGCGTGAGGCCTTCCCGCGGACCGAGATCCGCCTGGTGGCGGCCGACCCCGACGACGGCACGGACCTACTGCGCGAGGGCGAGGTCGAGGTCTGCGTGATCACCGAGGTCCCGGGTGACCGGAGCGAGCACCGAGACCTCTGCACCACAACACTGTTCGACGACGAGTTCTTCGTCGTACTCCCTTCTGGTCATCGACTGGCGAATGTCCGCGAGGTCCCGCTCGCGGCCCTGGCCGGCGAGCAGTGGGTGGTGAGCTCGGCGACCGGCAGCTGTCCGGATGCCCGCGTCTTCCTGGACTCCTGCCGCCGTGCCGATTTCACGCCGTCGGTCTCGTTCCGCGCGGAGGACTATTCGACGGTCCAAGGCCTGGTCGCCGCCGACCTCGGGGTGTCTCTGGTGCCCTCGCTCGCGTTGCGAAGTGCGCGAACCGATGTCGTCGTACGTCCGGTCGCCGGCACGCCTCCGGTACGTCGTATCGCACTCGCGACGACAACCGCTCCCACCCCCGGGAGCCCGCTCGCGGCGCTGCTGTCGGCGGCCCGGACCGTGGGGGCGCCACGATCCCGGCCGTCCTCCGGCCGAGCGGCGTACACCGTTCCTGCACAACCTGTAAGCGTTGCTTGA
- a CDS encoding GAF and ANTAR domain-containing protein yields the protein MTEATDDVHLRIAELARELHGDDADDEQVAKTIVAGAVTEIPGTQYAGLTVATDRKSIESFGASHEVAEIHDRIQARVGEGPCLSAALHDRVVRVDDLENDERWPKYRSLALDEVPIRSVLSFQLFANRNKIGALNLFADEPNVFDMHAEDVGVVYATHAALAWNTIKKDQQFHSALANRDVIGQAKGILMERFDIDALAAFELLKKLSQESNTKLAEIARQITLKR from the coding sequence GTGACCGAAGCGACCGACGACGTGCATCTCCGCATCGCTGAACTGGCACGCGAGTTGCACGGGGACGACGCAGACGACGAACAGGTGGCGAAGACGATCGTCGCGGGCGCGGTGACGGAGATCCCCGGGACCCAGTACGCCGGGCTGACCGTAGCGACCGACCGGAAATCCATCGAATCGTTCGGGGCGTCGCATGAGGTCGCCGAGATCCACGATCGAATCCAGGCCCGGGTCGGCGAGGGACCGTGCCTCTCTGCCGCGCTCCACGATCGTGTCGTGCGGGTCGACGACCTGGAGAACGACGAGCGGTGGCCGAAGTACCGGAGTCTGGCACTGGACGAGGTGCCGATCCGCTCGGTGCTGTCCTTCCAACTCTTCGCCAACCGCAACAAGATCGGTGCGCTCAATCTGTTCGCCGACGAGCCGAACGTCTTCGACATGCACGCCGAGGACGTCGGCGTCGTCTACGCCACCCACGCGGCTCTGGCATGGAACACCATCAAGAAGGATCAGCAGTTCCACAGCGCCCTGGCCAATCGCGACGTGATCGGACAGGCGAAGGGCATCCTGATGGAACGGTTCGACATCGACGCCCTCGCGGCGTTCGAACTCCTGAAGAAGCTGTCCCAGGAGTCGAACACCAAGCTGGCCGAGATCGCCCGACAGATCACCCTGAAGCGGTGA
- a CDS encoding isopenicillin N synthase family dioxygenase, which translates to MLPILDLGDADTDTATFRAALREAAHDHGFFYLTGHGVPAESFTEVLRLARDFFALPGEVKNEISQLQSPQFRGYSRLGGELTNGKVDWREQIDIGPERSVIPDAGGYWRLQGPNLWPSSPAGFRNAFEEWGTALSEVGLRLLRHWSVSLGAPESFFDAAFAELPATLIKVVRYPGTADSTQGVGAHKDSGVLTLLLVEPGSEGLEVETAEGTWLEVPPVEGAFIVNIGELLEVATGGYLRATRHRVRAPRPGSDRVSIPFFLNPALDAVIPIIDLPPELAAASRGVEADPDNPIFNTYGENAWKSRTRAHPDVAELHHGIIPSQPASAY; encoded by the coding sequence ATGCTCCCCATCCTCGACCTCGGCGACGCCGACACCGATACTGCGACCTTTCGTGCGGCGCTCCGCGAGGCAGCCCACGATCACGGGTTCTTCTATCTGACGGGCCACGGTGTGCCGGCCGAGTCGTTCACCGAGGTCCTGCGGCTGGCACGCGACTTCTTCGCGCTACCCGGCGAGGTCAAGAACGAGATCAGCCAGCTCCAGAGCCCGCAGTTTCGGGGGTACTCACGGCTCGGCGGCGAACTCACCAACGGCAAGGTGGACTGGCGCGAGCAGATCGACATCGGCCCGGAGCGGTCCGTCATCCCGGACGCGGGGGGCTACTGGCGACTGCAGGGGCCGAACCTCTGGCCTTCCTCGCCCGCCGGTTTCCGCAACGCCTTCGAGGAGTGGGGCACTGCACTGTCCGAGGTCGGGCTGCGGCTGCTGCGGCACTGGTCGGTGTCGCTGGGGGCCCCGGAATCCTTCTTCGACGCCGCGTTCGCGGAGCTGCCGGCCACGCTGATCAAGGTGGTGCGATACCCGGGTACCGCTGACAGCACGCAGGGCGTCGGCGCACACAAGGACTCGGGAGTCCTCACCCTGCTGCTCGTCGAACCCGGTTCGGAGGGGCTGGAGGTCGAGACCGCGGAGGGCACCTGGCTCGAGGTCCCTCCCGTCGAAGGTGCGTTCATCGTCAACATCGGCGAACTCCTCGAGGTCGCGACCGGTGGGTACCTGCGAGCGACCCGGCATCGCGTCCGCGCGCCGCGCCCCGGGTCCGACCGGGTCTCGATCCCCTTCTTCCTCAACCCCGCCCTCGACGCGGTCATCCCGATCATCGACCTGCCGCCGGAGTTGGCAGCTGCGTCGCGCGGCGTCGAGGCGGATCCGGACAACCCGATCTTCAACACCTATGGCGAGAACGCCTGGAAGTCGCGCACCCGCGCGCATCCCGACGTCGCGGAGTTGCACCACGGAATCATCCCGTCCCAGCCCGCGTCGGCGTACTGA